From the Corynebacterium zhongnanshanii genome, the window CCACGGTGTCCAGCTGGATCTGTTCTTTCTCTGACATGAAGTCCTTAGTTCCTTTGGGAGGAGTTGTTCTTAACGGTGCTGAATCGCTCCACGTACTTGGCGATCACATCGCATTCGATATTCACTTTATCGCCCGCGCGTAGGTGGCCAAGCATCGTGTCCTCCAAAGTAGTGGGAATGAGGGACACCTGGAACTCCACGCCTCCATCGTCGAGGTCCGTCAGCTCGGCGACCGTCAACGAGGTTCCGTTGATGGCGATGGACCCCTTGTGGGCGATGTATGGAGCCAGTGCAGCGTTGTCGAGAGTGAAGCGGAAGATCTCCCAATCCTCGCCTGGCGTGCGCTCCATCAAGGTGGCCGTGCCGTCCACGTGGCCTTGGACCACGTGGCCGCCGAAGCGTC encodes:
- a CDS encoding riboflavin synthase, which produces MFTGIVEEVGHIERIILKDNSAQIRISASRVVEDARRGDSIAVNGVCLTVTDINAHGFAADVMQVTLDYSTLGTLAQGDPVNLERAMSAAGRFGGHVVQGHVDGTATLMERTPGEDWEIFRFTLDNAALAPYIAHKGSIAINGTSLTVAELTDLDDGGVEFQVSLIPTTLEDTMLGHLRAGDKVNIECDVIAKYVERFSTVKNNSSQRN